In Mastigocladopsis repens PCC 10914, a single window of DNA contains:
- a CDS encoding acetyl ornithine aminotransferase family protein, with translation MLSIPIDISLPRSPHIVTSLPGPRAKAIVERDRAVTSPSYTRDYPLVVARGEECMVEDVDGNVFLDMTAGIAVTATGHAHPEVVQAIQEQAAMLLHMSGTDFYYEPMVELAEKLAIRAPFPNGARVFFSNSGAESNEGAIKLARYYTGRSLIVAFLGAFHGRTYGAMSLTGSKTVQRANFGPLLPGVTHIPYGTHASLDYLEKQLFPTMLPPKEVAAIVVEAIQGEGGYIVPEDGFLQRLREICDRHGILMVVDEVQSGMGRTGRLFAIEHWGVMPDIITTAKGIASGLPLGAILSRPEIMTWQPGSHATTFGGNPVACAAAIATLRLLESGLMANATQMGELLQVGLGHLSEQFPQVSPPRGKGLMVAVDLLDNEGKFDPKLRDRILQKAFLRGLLLLGCGKAAIRFCPPLVIDSDQIEIALQILFEVLAEVSC, from the coding sequence ATGTTAAGTATCCCTATTGATATAAGTTTACCGCGATCGCCTCACATAGTTACATCCTTACCCGGTCCTCGTGCCAAAGCTATTGTAGAACGGGATCGCGCTGTGACTTCACCATCTTACACCCGTGATTACCCGTTGGTTGTCGCTCGCGGTGAGGAGTGTATGGTGGAAGATGTGGACGGTAATGTCTTTTTAGATATGACTGCAGGAATTGCCGTTACCGCAACTGGACACGCGCACCCGGAAGTTGTGCAAGCGATTCAAGAGCAAGCTGCAATGCTACTGCATATGTCGGGAACTGATTTTTACTATGAACCAATGGTGGAACTGGCGGAGAAATTAGCTATCCGCGCCCCTTTTCCCAATGGTGCAAGGGTGTTTTTTAGCAATTCTGGAGCAGAATCTAACGAAGGAGCGATCAAACTAGCAAGATACTACACCGGGCGTTCCCTGATAGTTGCCTTTTTGGGAGCATTCCACGGACGCACTTATGGAGCGATGTCCCTCACTGGTTCCAAAACAGTACAGCGAGCAAACTTTGGTCCTCTGCTTCCAGGTGTCACCCACATTCCCTACGGGACTCACGCTAGCCTAGATTACCTGGAAAAACAATTATTTCCCACAATGCTACCGCCTAAAGAGGTCGCAGCGATCGTTGTCGAAGCGATACAAGGAGAAGGTGGTTATATTGTGCCAGAGGATGGGTTTTTGCAGCGGCTGCGGGAAATATGCGATCGCCATGGCATCCTCATGGTTGTTGATGAAGTGCAATCTGGGATGGGGCGCACGGGTCGTCTATTTGCCATTGAACATTGGGGTGTCATGCCTGATATCATAACCACAGCCAAAGGTATTGCCAGTGGTCTACCGTTGGGAGCTATTCTTTCTCGTCCGGAAATTATGACTTGGCAACCTGGTTCTCATGCTACCACCTTTGGTGGTAATCCAGTTGCTTGTGCTGCGGCTATTGCGACTTTGCGACTGTTGGAAAGCGGTTTGATGGCAAACGCCACCCAGATGGGAGAATTACTGCAAGTAGGTTTAGGTCATCTGTCGGAGCAATTTCCGCAAGTTTCACCGCCGAGAGGAAAGGGCTTGATGGTAGCGGTGGATTTGTTAGACAACGAGGGTAAGTTTGATCCCAAGTTGCGCGATCGCATTCTTCAAAAAGCTTTCTTACGCGGTTTGTTGTTACTTGGTTGCGGAAAAGCAGCAATTCGCTTCTGTCCGCCTCTGGTTATTGATAGCGACCAAATTGAAATTGCCCTACAGATTCTTTTTGAAGTTTTAGCTGAAGTTTCGTGTTAG
- a CDS encoding RNA recognition motif domain-containing protein, with product MSLYVGNLSYEVTKEDLNSVFAEYGSVKQVQVPTDRETGKPRGFAFVEMGTEAEESAAIEGLDGAEWMGRDLKVNKAKPKENRSSFGGNQSNNSFRNRY from the coding sequence ATGTCACTTTATGTAGGTAACCTCTCTTATGAAGTTACAAAAGAAGATCTGAATTCTGTGTTTGCAGAATATGGTTCTGTCAAGCAGGTTCAGGTTCCAACTGACCGTGAAACAGGTAAACCGCGCGGTTTTGCTTTTGTGGAAATGGGTACAGAAGCTGAAGAATCAGCAGCCATTGAAGGTCTTGATGGTGCTGAATGGATGGGTCGTGATCTCAAAGTCAATAAGGCTAAGCCCAAGGAAAACAGAAGTTCGTTTGGTGGTAACCAAAGCAACAACAGCTTCCGTAACCGCTACTAA
- a CDS encoding cyclase family protein, which translates to MKDHHSLLNTAKSYLLEEVAPSANEIDCNPNSLFHALRGLGKLGLLALKVPHRWGGKEFSEQTYGNFQELVARYSGALAFVQTQHQSAAGMLVASSNSSLQEEYLPRMGNGEVLLGVGFSQLRREGDPLTVAIPVPGGYQLNGVVPWVTGWEFFSEFIVAATLPDGRAVFGIVPLLETHQDSGGAVTLSTPAQLAAMTSSNTVTATLNNWFLSAERIVFMKPAGWIHENDQKNVLRATFLATGCALAGLDILESVASRKSLPFIQKAFDSLQQELNNCRNAVREAQNNPGLKLSERLQLRAWAIDLAGRIAHAAVTVSSGAAIYSHHNAQRVYREALVFTVTGQTRAVMEATLLRLTRADFYNEPHRRTEEREEERKISYSRVIHLSYVIDTDIPQWQGDPPVEFETVAELYKDGYYLRRFSMGEHSATHINAPNSFHLDGVGIEEYSAGSLVVPAVVIDIREQVVVNPDYALCVEDILAWEERYGEIPPSCVVLLYTCWQEKWLDNNAFFNQDTQGGMHFPGFGSDATRFLLEERQIAGLGIDTHGVDSGQDTTFVTNRLVLERQGIVLENLTNLDQLPPTGATLAIGVLRLRGGSGSPAGVMGFVP; encoded by the coding sequence TTGAAGGATCATCACTCTCTCCTAAATACAGCTAAGTCCTACTTGCTCGAAGAAGTTGCACCATCAGCTAACGAGATAGACTGCAACCCAAATTCCCTATTCCATGCACTTCGAGGTCTTGGCAAATTGGGTTTGCTAGCACTAAAGGTTCCGCACCGCTGGGGTGGAAAAGAATTCAGCGAACAGACATATGGCAACTTTCAAGAACTGGTAGCACGGTATTCTGGTGCTTTAGCCTTTGTGCAAACTCAACACCAAAGCGCTGCTGGTATGCTCGTTGCTAGTAGCAACTCCTCGCTACAGGAAGAATACCTCCCCCGCATGGGCAACGGTGAAGTTTTATTGGGTGTTGGCTTTTCCCAGCTTCGGCGAGAAGGAGATCCGCTGACTGTAGCTATACCAGTACCTGGAGGATATCAACTCAATGGGGTTGTTCCGTGGGTGACGGGATGGGAATTTTTCAGCGAGTTTATTGTCGCCGCCACATTACCTGATGGTCGTGCTGTTTTCGGTATTGTACCCTTACTTGAAACACATCAAGACTCAGGAGGTGCTGTTACACTTTCAACTCCTGCACAACTAGCGGCTATGACATCAAGCAACACCGTAACTGCTACTCTGAACAACTGGTTTTTATCCGCAGAACGTATCGTTTTTATGAAACCCGCTGGTTGGATTCACGAAAACGATCAAAAAAATGTTCTCCGTGCTACATTTCTTGCTACGGGATGCGCCCTTGCTGGTTTAGATATTTTGGAGTCTGTCGCCAGCAGAAAATCTCTACCTTTTATCCAAAAAGCTTTTGATTCTCTGCAACAGGAATTGAATAATTGTCGCAACGCTGTTCGGGAAGCGCAAAATAATCCTGGATTGAAATTGTCTGAACGCCTACAATTGCGAGCTTGGGCGATTGATCTAGCAGGGCGAATAGCTCATGCAGCGGTGACTGTTTCTAGTGGTGCTGCTATTTATAGCCATCATAATGCACAACGGGTGTACCGCGAGGCGCTCGTATTTACTGTGACTGGTCAAACTCGTGCTGTTATGGAAGCAACGCTCTTGAGATTGACGCGAGCAGATTTTTATAATGAACCGCACAGGCGCACAGAGGAAAGAGAAGAGGAGAGAAAAATTAGTTACTCGCGGGTGATACACCTAAGTTATGTGATTGACACTGATATTCCTCAATGGCAAGGTGATCCGCCTGTGGAATTTGAGACTGTGGCAGAATTATATAAGGATGGTTATTATCTGCGGCGTTTTTCTATGGGGGAACACAGCGCGACTCATATCAATGCTCCCAACAGCTTTCACCTTGATGGTGTGGGAATTGAGGAATATTCTGCGGGGTCGTTGGTTGTACCTGCTGTAGTCATTGATATTCGGGAACAGGTTGTAGTGAATCCAGATTATGCCCTTTGTGTTGAAGATATCCTGGCTTGGGAGGAACGATATGGTGAGATTCCGCCTAGTTGCGTAGTGTTACTTTATACGTGTTGGCAAGAGAAATGGTTGGATAACAATGCCTTTTTTAACCAGGATACTCAAGGAGGTATGCATTTTCCTGGGTTTGGTAGCGATGCAACACGGTTCTTACTGGAGGAACGTCAAATTGCTGGGCTAGGAATTGATACTCATGGGGTAGATTCAGGGCAAGATACTACTTTTGTGACGAATCGCTTGGTGTTGGAAAGACAGGGTATTGTGTTGGAGAATTTGACGAATTTGGATCAGTTACCGCCAACAGGAGCTACTCTGGCAATTGGTGTGCTGCGGTTGCGTGGGGGTTCAGGTTCTCCGGCTGGGGTGATGGGGTTTGTACCCTAA
- a CDS encoding aldehyde dehydrogenase family protein — translation MTTPLNCRNYIAGQWLNTASEATLESRNPADSSEVVATFPRSTAVDVDTAVAAARKAYRTWRLVPAPARAEYIQRVGELLLKHKEELAQLMSREMGKPLTEARGDVQEGIDCAYYSAGEGRRLFGQTIPSEMPNKFAMTVRMPIGVCALITPWNFPVAIPCWKAMPALVCGNTVILKPAEDTPACATKLIEIFAEAGLPPGVINLVHGVGEEAGKALVEHPEVDLVSFTGSSETGAFVGATCGRTHKRVCLEMGGKNAQIVMEDADLELALDGAVWGAFGTAGQRCTATSRLLLHRDIKEKFTIMLKERTSKLRLGAGTDPKIDIGPLVNASQLQRVSKYLDIAHEEGAKVLIGGEIATEGELKYGYFFQPTILDEVTPEMRVAREEIFGPVVALIEVNSFEEAIAILNDTPYGLSSSIYTRDINRAFAAMRDIEAGITYINGPTIGAEVHLPFGGVKQTGNGHREAGTAVLDVFTEWKTVYVDFSGSLQRAQIDNRS, via the coding sequence ATGACCACTCCCCTGAATTGCCGCAATTACATCGCTGGTCAATGGTTGAATACGGCATCAGAAGCTACCCTAGAAAGTCGCAACCCCGCTGATAGCAGCGAAGTTGTTGCTACATTCCCCCGTTCTACAGCAGTTGATGTTGATACAGCAGTAGCCGCCGCCCGCAAGGCATATCGTACCTGGCGACTCGTTCCCGCCCCCGCGAGAGCAGAATATATTCAGAGAGTGGGAGAACTTTTACTCAAGCACAAAGAAGAACTTGCCCAACTCATGAGTCGGGAAATGGGTAAACCCCTAACAGAAGCACGGGGAGATGTCCAAGAAGGGATTGACTGCGCCTATTACAGTGCTGGTGAAGGGCGACGGCTATTTGGGCAAACCATTCCCTCGGAAATGCCCAACAAATTTGCAATGACAGTAAGGATGCCTATCGGAGTCTGCGCCCTCATCACTCCGTGGAATTTCCCTGTGGCTATCCCCTGCTGGAAAGCTATGCCAGCTTTGGTGTGTGGTAATACTGTCATCCTTAAACCTGCTGAAGATACCCCCGCTTGTGCAACAAAACTTATTGAGATTTTTGCCGAAGCAGGTTTGCCACCCGGAGTTATCAACTTGGTGCATGGAGTGGGAGAAGAAGCAGGGAAAGCTTTAGTTGAACATCCTGAAGTTGATTTGGTATCTTTTACCGGTTCTTCGGAAACGGGTGCTTTTGTTGGCGCAACTTGCGGACGCACTCACAAGCGCGTCTGTTTGGAGATGGGCGGCAAAAATGCTCAAATTGTCATGGAAGATGCTGACTTAGAACTTGCTCTTGATGGGGCAGTTTGGGGAGCATTTGGTACTGCCGGTCAAAGATGTACTGCTACGAGTCGCCTGCTTTTGCATCGTGACATCAAAGAGAAGTTTACCATAATGCTTAAAGAGCGTACTAGCAAGTTACGCTTGGGCGCAGGGACTGATCCCAAAATTGATATAGGACCTTTAGTAAATGCATCTCAACTTCAACGGGTGAGCAAGTATTTGGATATTGCCCATGAAGAAGGCGCAAAAGTATTAATAGGTGGAGAAATAGCAACCGAGGGAGAACTAAAATACGGTTACTTCTTTCAACCCACGATTCTTGATGAAGTCACGCCCGAAATGCGAGTCGCCCGTGAAGAGATATTTGGTCCTGTGGTGGCGCTTATCGAGGTGAACTCGTTTGAAGAGGCGATCGCCATCCTTAACGATACACCCTACGGTCTTTCTTCTTCAATCTACACCCGCGATATTAACCGTGCTTTCGCCGCCATGCGCGACATCGAAGCTGGGATCACTTACATCAATGGTCCGACTATTGGCGCAGAGGTTCATCTACCTTTTGGGGGTGTCAAACAAACTGGAAACGGACATCGGGAAGCTGGTACTGCTGTTTTGGATGTGTTTACAGAATGGAAGACTGTGTATGTAGATTTTTCGGGAAGCTTGCAACGTGCTCAAATAGATAACCGTAGCTAG
- a CDS encoding retropepsin-like aspartic protease family protein — protein sequence MLHLILSRAALILVSTTLAVLTVACNKEQQVAVTGGDEQPAPTDKSVASPAATTLPLSASPQPESPRQQLSEIEVSYFEQGLDKAVGALSISQSAQSVEDWDLVAIQLQDAIALMQKVPVDSPYFTSAQAKIIDYQRQLKYAIRKATLPINPPPQAQPKRIVVAVPQASVIPSITPPSVTQPPIAPAEKLQPPLPKSTPVVPLKQQEAFALPTKRQNEQQVYTAPIKRRIGGTPIIEVTFNGNQPFEMILDTGASGTVITQKMANALGVVPVGRAKANTASSKAIEFPIGYVDSMEVGGAKVNRVAVAIAGAELETGLLGHDFFGDYDITIKRDLVEFRPQSHSQVNSTQEAEFTAPTAPKERPSVLYP from the coding sequence ATGCTTCACCTTATTTTATCCCGAGCAGCGCTCATTCTTGTGTCAACCACACTAGCGGTTTTGACTGTTGCCTGTAATAAAGAGCAACAGGTTGCCGTGACAGGTGGCGATGAGCAACCTGCGCCTACTGATAAGAGTGTCGCCTCGCCTGCTGCCACAACGCTACCTCTAAGCGCTAGTCCACAACCAGAGTCACCAAGGCAGCAATTGTCTGAGATTGAAGTGAGTTATTTTGAACAGGGACTAGACAAAGCTGTTGGCGCTCTTAGCATAAGCCAATCGGCTCAATCTGTAGAGGATTGGGATTTAGTGGCAATTCAGCTGCAAGACGCGATCGCGCTGATGCAAAAAGTGCCAGTTGATAGTCCTTATTTCACAAGCGCCCAAGCAAAAATCATCGATTACCAACGCCAGCTCAAATATGCTATACGAAAAGCCACTCTCCCCATAAATCCGCCACCACAAGCTCAACCAAAGAGGATCGTTGTTGCCGTTCCCCAGGCTTCTGTTATACCAAGTATTACCCCACCTAGTGTCACCCAACCACCAATCGCACCTGCGGAAAAACTTCAACCACCGTTGCCAAAGTCAACGCCAGTAGTGCCACTTAAACAGCAAGAGGCGTTTGCACTTCCAACAAAACGGCAAAACGAACAACAGGTGTATACAGCCCCCATCAAACGGCGAATTGGTGGTACGCCAATTATCGAAGTCACCTTCAATGGCAATCAGCCGTTTGAGATGATTTTAGATACGGGAGCTAGTGGCACAGTCATTACCCAGAAGATGGCAAATGCTCTGGGAGTGGTGCCAGTCGGAAGAGCGAAGGCAAACACAGCCAGTTCCAAAGCTATAGAGTTTCCCATCGGCTATGTGGATTCGATGGAAGTTGGTGGGGCTAAAGTGAATCGTGTAGCAGTGGCGATCGCTGGTGCAGAATTAGAAACTGGGCTTCTCGGGCATGACTTTTTTGGTGACTATGATATCACCATTAAACGCGATCTCGTAGAATTTCGTCCGCAATCGCACTCACAAGTCAATTCCACACAAGAGGCTGAATTCACTGCTCCAACTGCTCCCAAGGAGCGCCCATCTGTCTTGTATCCTTAG